From a region of the Pirellulales bacterium genome:
- the grpE gene encoding nucleotide exchange factor GrpE: MGNESKSNDRDQPRADAGNDDSFDKIVLGEAATPELTSDQEMDVVRADMAEARDKMLRAQAELDNYRKRARRELDDERRYAEINLLRDLLPVLDNIHRAIDAAGKNADAGALLSGIKMVSQQLDTLLEQHHCKPIEAVGQPFDPAQHNAVMQQADPKKPENTVLNVVQTGFHLHDRVVRPAQVIVSKKE; the protein is encoded by the coding sequence GTGGGTAACGAATCTAAATCGAACGATCGGGATCAACCCCGCGCGGACGCTGGGAATGACGACAGCTTCGACAAAATTGTGCTGGGCGAGGCGGCGACGCCGGAATTGACCTCGGACCAGGAAATGGACGTGGTGCGCGCCGACATGGCTGAGGCGCGGGACAAAATGCTGCGGGCCCAGGCGGAGTTGGATAATTATCGCAAACGCGCCCGACGAGAGTTGGACGACGAGCGCCGCTATGCGGAAATCAACTTGCTGCGCGACCTGCTGCCGGTGCTAGACAACATTCATCGGGCGATCGACGCAGCGGGCAAGAACGCCGATGCGGGAGCGCTATTGTCGGGCATCAAAATGGTGAGCCAGCAACTAGACACTTTGCTGGAGCAGCACCACTGCAAGCCAATTGAGGCTGTCGGCCAGCCGTTTGATCCGGCCCAACACAACGCCGTCATGCAGCAAGCCGACCCGAAGAAGCCGGAAAACACGGTGCTAAACGTGGTGCAAACGGGCTTTCATCTGCACGACCGCGTGGTGCGACCGGCGCAAGTGATCGTTTCGAAGAAAGAGTGA